Within the Methanobacterium sp. BRmetb2 genome, the region ACATTCAATCAGAGCATTCATCTGGACTTCTTCATTAAATCCTATTCCCTCTAGAACCCCCCCTACCGTCACAAAGGTATCCATGAAAAATTTTTCTCCTGCATTCAAACCTATTTTTTGAAGTAATTTAGGAGTGGTGATTGCACCGGGAGCTAAAATTACCGTGCTTGATTTAAATAGTTTATCATAGCTTTTAACACCAGTTACTCTCCCATTTTTTGTGACTATATCTGTGATTGCTGTTTCTGGTAGAATTTCTGCACCATATTTCTTGGCTTCATGAATAAAGTCTAATGCAGTCCATTTAGCATTCTGGGGACATCCAAAAGAACATTTTCCGCATGGTTTACAGTTTTTAGGATTGATGAATTTCGGCATCTTCTGAACTTTAAAATCCAGTTTTGATGCAGCCTCCATTAACTTTAAAGTTCCCCTTCCAAAATGTGAATCCGGTAACTCTTTAACATTTAATTCTAGTTCAATTTCATTAAACTCATTTGAAAGGTTAATTCCCATTTCTTTCATGTACTCTGCCGATGTTCTTACTGCATTTCCAGCAGATACCAAGGTAGAACCACCTATACAAACTGTATTAAGAAGATCCAAACAGGAATCTGATGGTTGATAACATTTATATGCCTTACCGGTCTTTATTAATGGGCCTTTTTCAATAACTGTTACAGGAATTCCTGATTTTGCAAGTTCCATTGCTACTGTAGAGCCTCCAGCTCCTGAACCAATCACTAAAACCATTAAAAAACTTCCAAATAAAGTTCAATATGTTTTAATCATTCCATAAGATTAATAGCCTTCATTGGACAGGATAATGTGCAAAAACCACAACCAATGCATGATTGATTATCTATTTCCACAGACCAATCCTCTTTTATGGATATGGCATTTACTGGACAAAGTGAAACACAAACACCACAATCAATACACTTTTCTTCATCCTGTTTTACCACTTTTTTTACTGGAAAAACTTGGATTCCCTGATCTTCCATATATTGAATACTCTCTTCAGCTTGTTGTCCACTGATTTCCACCAGCATGTTTCCTCCTTTGGGACTTATATCTGCTCTTAAAATATTGAAATTAATATCAAAACGTTTTATGGTATCGGAAATTAGGGTATTACTTACTATGCTTGGCGAAAACCTTAATCTTGCTTTCATATTTAATCACCACCTTCACTATCTGGATTTTCACCGATAAGTCTTGAAATATCTTCTGCAGTAATCATACCCTTCAATTTATCTTCTTCATCCACTATAGGTAGGCCAGAAATGTTATATTTGTCAATTCTTCTGGCAATGACATCTACCGGCTCATTTTCCCGCGCAATGATAACCTTTTTAGTCATAACATCTTTTAAACTATTTTTTCCCTTTGCAACAGCATCTGCTACATCCCATGAAGTTACTATACCCTTCAATTTACCATTATTATCCACCACAGGTAGATGATTGATGTTATTTTCAACTAATTTTTTAGCTACATTTTTAATAACATCATTTGGATGAACTATTATGGCTGGTTTACTTTCAATATTCTTTACCAATATGAATGGTTTTCTGATCTCAAGCGGATTTACAACAGAGCCTCTAGACGGAATTTTATCAACCGGATTGGAGAGATAAAACGTTCCCTTTTCTATCCACTTTTTAAGCTGCTCTGCAACTTCTTCTGCCTTCTTTAAAGATGATAATGGTGAGGTAGGAATTTCCATGCCATTTATTTCAATTTTACCAGTTTTAAGTTCTGCATAATTTGTTTCTCTAATTATGGGACGGCTTCTTCGAGGTACACCGTAATCTATAATGCGACAAACTATTTCTTCATCACTTATGGCAGTTCTTGCAGCTATCTCTTCATTTAAGATAGGTATGGGTATACCTGCCCCCACATAGAGTGTTGACCCGTACTTCTGCATATTAGCTCCCCGGACATAATCAGAGTTCATTTCTTTCATGTCACCTTTCAACATTAATGTCCCAGCTGATGTTACTGGTACTCCGTGCTTTCTTTCTGTTTCTGTGGCGTGCTGAGTTCCTTCCCCAATTATATAACCCTGGGCACCGCACAGGAAAATTCTAGTCCCCATACCAATGGTTTGAAAATAGGGATCATTAATTAAAGGACTAAGAGCACCCGCACTGGAATAGGTTACATTACCAAAATTCGGCAGTAAAGTACCCATATAAGTATATAATGTTTCGTCTGTTGAATTTACAGCAACTGCATAGTTCTGATAACAATTCCGAGGGTTTACCATAACTGCCTGATTCAATTTATCAAGAGTTAAATTAGTTTCTAAATTCTTTAAGGGATAGCAGTCTGTACCATATGCTTCCACATGTAATTCAATTTCTTTTCCTCTTATTAAATCTTCAATTACATGGGCCCCACCATAGGCAGATCCTATCTCTGGGTTTTGATTAGGTTGTGTTGCCCCAATATAGGCGTCTACAGCAGCTAAACCTGAATACGCCTCCACGTTATTTAGAAATGTTTTATTCATTTTGATTGGAGGATCAGAATGCCCGAAATTTAAAAATGCTCCAGATGAACACATAGCACCAAATGTTCCTGTAGTCACTACATCCACTTCTTCTGCAGTTTCTTTCAAACCCTTTTCTGCAACTAAATTTACCATTTCAGCCGCATTTACTACTACAGCGTCGCCATTTTTTATTTTATTATTGATTTCCTCTATTGTCTTCATCTAATCACATCCGGTGCTTTGTAATCATGAATATTTCATTTAAACTGTTATTCAAGAAAAAAATGAAATCCCAATAAATAACCATATTTAATATCTAACCCTTATAATATTATACTAATTCAATATAACTTTTCTCTTGGTATAAACGATATTGTTAGTATGGAAATTTAAATTGAAACTTATTAAAATTTTTTATAAAACATGACGATATAATATTAATTATCAAAATCACTGATTGAGAAGTTTTGTAGGAGAAGGAATAAAATGACTTTTTTTATAGATCAAGATTTATTGGAGAAAATTATTCATTCACTTGAACATAAAGCAGATTATATTGATATTCGAGCAGGAGAAAGTAACAGTACCTCCATTATTATGAAAGATAGTAAGATGAAAGATATCAAATCTGGTGCGGATTTTGGATGCAGTGTACGTGTCTTGAAAGATGGAGCATGGGGATTTGCATTTACCAGCCAGATTTCCAAACTGGAAGATATGGCTGGGGAAGCATTCAAATTAGCCAGTTCATTAAAAAGTGACGTTTCACTGGCGAAAATTGAAAATATAAAAGATAAAGTTAAATCAAATGCAAAAATAAAACCATCAACTGTTTCAATGGACGATAAAAAAGATTTGATTACAGAGATCGATGCTGCTACCAATATAGATAAAGTTATAAGTACTAATGTAAGCTACGTAGATATGGAAGGTAGAAGCCTTTTTTTAAACTCCGAAGGCTCTTCAATCCAGGTTGAAGATGCTAGGGTGGCTATTTTTTTAAATGCAGTTGCATCTTCCGGAGATAATATGCAATTTGGACATGGAAGTATAGGTGGAGCCTGTGGATTTGAAGCATTGAAAAAAGAGGATACAGAAAAATTTGGAAGAAGAGTGGCCCAAAAAGCTGTAAGACTTCTTGATGCGAAATCAGCCCCCTCTGGCAAATTCACAGTTATAATGGATCCAGAATTAACAGGAGTATTTATTCACGAAGCTGTTGGTCATGCCTCTGAGGCTGATCTCATCCTGCAAAATGACTCCATATTAAAAGGAAAAATTGGAGAAACAATAGGATCTCCTCTGGTTAATATTGTAGACGATGGAAGCATGGACGCCTTTGGTTATTATGCTTATGATGCAGAAGGTGTTAAAACCCGTGCAAACCAGTTAATTAAAAATGGTAAATTAGTATCAGTTATAAGCTCTAGAGAAACAGCTTCAAAACTTAATATTGAACCTTCAGGAAATTCCAGGTCATCCATAAGTGACCAACCCATTGTCAGAATGAGTAATACCTATTTAAAATCAGGAAATTTGGAATTTGAAGAATTAATTGAAGATATTGAAAATGGAATCTACCTAAAAGGTTCAAGAGGAGGTCAGGTAGATACTGGAAAGGGTATATTCCAATTTAATGCTGCTGAATCATTTAATATCCAAAAAGGAGAAGTTGGCGAGCCTTTACGTGATGTTTCATTATCCGGGAATATTTTAGAAATTCTTAAAAAAGTTGATGGGGTAGGTTCTGACTTTAAGATGAGCCTGGGTTTCTGTGGTAAATCTGGACAAACTGCCCCGGTTGGAGATGGCGGACCACATGTAAGAGTAATTGAAGCTACAGTTGGAGGGATGCAATAATGTTAACAAAAGAAGATGGAGATTTTTTATTAAAAGTGGCCCGAAAGGCTATAGAAAACTATCTTAAAAATAATACTGTGATAAAAACTCCTGAAGACATTCCCTCCATCTTGAGAGAAAAAATGGGAGTATTCGTCACTATTCATGAAAGAAAAGATTTAAGGGGATGTATTGGGTATCCAGAACCTGTGAAACCATTGATAAATGCAGTTATTGACTCAGCTATATCTGCCGCAACAGGAGATCCTCGTTTTCCCCCTATGCAATTAGATGAACTTGGCATGGTAGATCTGGAATTGAGTGTTTTAACCCCACCTCAGAAAGTTCAAGTTAAAGCTCCCCAAGAATATTTAGAAAAAATTGTAGTGGGAACTGACGGCTTAATTATGGAAAAAGGTTTTAACAAAGGCCTTCTACTCCCCCAAGTCCCAGTCGAATGGGGTTGGGATGTTAAAGAATTTTTAACTAACACCTGTCTTAAGGCCGGACTTCAACCAGATTGCTGGTACGATGATAAGGTAGAAGTTTACAAATTTCAGGCTGAAATATTCCAGGAGAAAAGTGATTAAATGTTCATTCCTACTATACCCACTGCAGAAGAGATTCTGGATAAAGCATTTGGACGGGCTAAAAAGGCAGCTAATAAA harbors:
- a CDS encoding ferredoxin, whose product is MVLVIGSGAGGSTVAMELAKSGIPVTVIEKGPLIKTGKAYKCYQPSDSCLDLLNTVCIGGSTLVSAGNAVRTSAEYMKEMGINLSNEFNEIELELNVKELPDSHFGRGTLKLMEAASKLDFKVQKMPKFINPKNCKPCGKCSFGCPQNAKWTALDFIHEAKKYGAEILPETAITDIVTKNGRVTGVKSYDKLFKSSTVILAPGAITTPKLLQKIGLNAGEKFFMDTFVTVGGVLEGIGFNEEVQMNALIECEDYIISPHYSSLIFNQLKDFGAKEADILGLMVKIKDESSGRVEKDKIIKYNTLNDVKFLCEASAKAGTILLEAGVDPKTIVSTPPRGAHPGGTAPIGKVVNKNLETEIQGLYVTDASVLPKSPGLPPILTIIALAKRLAKHITNN
- a CDS encoding ferredoxin, which gives rise to MKARLRFSPSIVSNTLISDTIKRFDINFNILRADISPKGGNMLVEISGQQAEESIQYMEDQGIQVFPVKKVVKQDEEKCIDCGVCVSLCPVNAISIKEDWSVEIDNQSCIGCGFCTLSCPMKAINLME
- a CDS encoding AMMECR1 domain-containing protein; this translates as MLTKEDGDFLLKVARKAIENYLKNNTVIKTPEDIPSILREKMGVFVTIHERKDLRGCIGYPEPVKPLINAVIDSAISAATGDPRFPPMQLDELGMVDLELSVLTPPQKVQVKAPQEYLEKIVVGTDGLIMEKGFNKGLLLPQVPVEWGWDVKEFLTNTCLKAGLQPDCWYDDKVEVYKFQAEIFQEKSD